In Cotesia glomerata isolate CgM1 linkage group LG1, MPM_Cglom_v2.3, whole genome shotgun sequence, one genomic interval encodes:
- the LOC123261455 gene encoding uncharacterized protein LOC123261455 — protein MFNFDLILLQQLIKLICAESIEWLLQLSINVLRYFFIIVVQCISRMRSPLQSSSSSSSSGHQPVGEVVIQSRNSGLSSYSSSQSYEVVRNESVGEYNQELNGIYYPVRVGNRLFFIQRRSQIRFLIDIGADRNVFPRSFIPQRVKPVADPSRNFRAANNTHISTYGTTSMKLDFGLGRNFEWNLTIADVDQPILGADFFAHYGLIVDFTNGRIIFMG, from the exons atgtttaattttgatttaatactccttcaacaattaattaaattaatttgtgcAGAATCAATTGAATGGCTACTTCAGTTATCAATAAATGTCTtgagatattttttcattattgttGTGCAATGTATATCCAGAATGAGATCTCCATTACAGtcatcatcttcatcatcatcatcaggtCATCAACCGGTTGGAGAAG TTGTCATCCAAAGCCGCAACAGTGGTTTATCATCTTATTCAAGTTCACAAAGCTACGAGGTCGTACGGAATGAAAGTGTTGGAGAATATAATCAAGAATTGAACGGAATATATTATCCAGTTCGCGTAGGAAATCGTTTATTCTTTATACAAAGACGTTCACAAATAAGGTTTTTAATTGACATAGGAGCTGATCGCAATGTATTTCCTCGATCTTTTATCCCTCAACGTGTCAAACCCGTTGCAGATCCAAGTCGAAATTTTCGAGCTGCAAATAACACTCATATTTCAACTTATGGGACCACTTCCATGAAATTAGACTTTGGATTAGGGCGAAATTTTGAATGGAACCTCACAATCGCTGACGTTGATCAACCAATTCTAGGTGCTGACTTTTTTGCTCATTACGGACTAATAGTAGATTTTACAAACGGTAGAATTATTTTCATGGGTTAA
- the LOC123275051 gene encoding uncharacterized protein LOC123275051, whose product MRFDCITHINADNIKAVSIKLFPARSIDSLNTNKSRDRIYLMNTVAGAAALYGVEVWGWGEAKEIEKIQGIFCKMALGVNRNTPGYIWRAETGVQNIKVTMRKRAARYVKDVLAMEDDRWPKIALREEMRGIINRNPKKEEDKKAIERSTYNKIYKRIMIEEDEYNYWKEDKKRGEDKEQWARIRCGNIGRAYKKGYTEFECRLCKESLETLAHLTKCKEVKKGVNEEERKYLEKWDKLVDEEEIERKICSILKGEIDTNLCEIFRKIEKLIKRKTEADKGGDESAEEEQRTE is encoded by the exons ATGCGATTCGACTGTATAACTCATATAAATGCAGATAATATAAAAGCTGTAAGTATTAAACTCTTCCCGGCTCGGAGTATAG attcattaaatacaaacaaatcgaGGGATAGAATTTATCTAATGAACACAGTTGCAGGAGCAGCAGCACTATATGGAGTGGAAGTTTGGGGTTGGGGGGAAGCAAAAGAGATCGAGAAGATACAGggaatattttgtaaaatggCACTAGGGGTCAATAGGAATACCCCAGGATATATTTGGAGAGCGGAAACAGGAGTGCAGAACATAAAGGTAACGATGAGGAAGAGAGCTGCTAGATATGTGAAGGATGTGCTGGCGATGGAGGACGACAGGTGGCCAAAAATAGCACTACGGGAAGAAATGAGAGGAATAATAAACAGAAATCC aaaaaaggaAGAGGATAAAAAAGCTATTGAGAGGtcaacttataataaaatatataaaagaatAATGATCGAAGAGGATGAATACAATTATTGGAAGGAAGACAAGAAAAGAGGTGAAGACAAAGAACAATGGGCAAGAATAAGATGCGGAAACATTGGAAGAGCTTATAAGAAAGGATATACAGAGTTCGAGTGTAGATTATGTAAAGAAAGTCTGGAAACACTAGCACACCTAACAAAGTGCAAAGAGGTAAAGAAAGGAGTGAATGAGGAAGAAAGAAAGTATTTGGAAAAGTGGGATAAATTGGTAGATGAAGAAGAGATTGAAAGGAAAATATGTTCAATTCTAAAAGGTGAAATAGATACGAACCTATGTGAAATATTTaggaaaatagaaaaattaataaaaagaaagacAGAAGCCGATAAAGGTGGAGATGAGAGTGCGGAGGAGGAACAGAGAACAGAGTGA